In one Corallococcus soli genomic region, the following are encoded:
- a CDS encoding glycosyltransferase family 4 protein has protein sequence MGAPVPHATILHVRSTCGLYGAERALLSLAGATLAPWRAQVCSLVSPGRADVLSGAAREQGLDALTLEVPGRFSAMAVATLASEVRRRGVGVLHAHDYKSLTLAAAASALAGVPLVATYHGDTGATPALVAYEGLARVLGNCTRAVAAVSRELATRLRRYVHRSPVVYIPNALPLAKACTPQERLRAREALGLAPDVSVIALVGRLSVEKGPQVLFEALRTLARTPGATVPTLLLVGDGPLRESLEAQARGLPVHFLGFRSDVRDVYAAADAVVMPSLREGMPLVALEAMAAGRPLIASGVGELPHVLGTGRGLVVPPGDAGTLASALAGLLAAPGWRERMAEAAREYVVAHHAPERMAERYVEALYLPALESPASHAAVG, from the coding sequence GTGGGTGCTCCGGTGCCGCACGCCACCATCCTCCATGTGCGCAGCACGTGCGGCCTGTATGGCGCGGAGCGCGCATTGCTGTCGCTCGCGGGGGCGACGCTGGCGCCCTGGCGGGCGCAGGTGTGCAGCCTGGTGTCACCGGGACGGGCGGATGTCCTCTCGGGCGCCGCGCGTGAGCAGGGATTGGACGCGCTGACGCTGGAGGTCCCGGGCCGCTTCAGCGCGATGGCCGTGGCCACGCTCGCCTCGGAGGTCCGCCGTCGCGGCGTGGGCGTGCTGCACGCGCATGACTACAAGTCGCTGACCCTGGCCGCCGCGGCGAGCGCGCTCGCGGGCGTGCCGCTGGTGGCCACGTATCATGGGGATACGGGCGCCACGCCCGCGCTGGTCGCCTACGAGGGGCTGGCGCGCGTGCTGGGCAACTGCACCCGCGCGGTGGCGGCGGTGTCGCGGGAATTGGCCACGCGCCTGCGCCGGTACGTGCACCGCTCGCCGGTGGTCTACATCCCCAACGCACTGCCGCTCGCGAAGGCCTGCACGCCCCAGGAGCGACTCCGCGCGCGCGAGGCGCTGGGCCTGGCGCCCGACGTCTCCGTGATTGCCCTGGTGGGGCGCCTGTCGGTGGAGAAGGGGCCCCAGGTGCTCTTCGAGGCCCTGCGGACGCTGGCGCGGACCCCGGGCGCCACGGTGCCCACGCTGCTGCTCGTGGGAGACGGCCCGTTGAGGGAGTCGCTGGAGGCCCAGGCGCGGGGGCTGCCGGTGCACTTCCTGGGGTTCCGTTCGGACGTGCGGGACGTGTACGCGGCGGCGGACGCGGTGGTGATGCCGTCGCTGCGCGAGGGCATGCCGCTGGTCGCGCTGGAGGCGATGGCGGCGGGACGGCCGCTGATCGCCTCCGGTGTCGGGGAGCTGCCCCACGTCCTGGGCACGGGGCGCGGTCTGGTGGTGCCTCCCGGTGACGCGGGCACGCTGGCGTCCGCGCTCGCGGGGCTGCTGGCGGCGCCCGGCTGGCGCGAGCGGATGGCGGAGGCCGCGCGCGAGTACGTGGTGGCCCACCATGCGCCGGAGCGGATGGCGGAGCGCTACGTCGAAGCGCTCTACCTCCCGGCGCTGGAGTCACCCGCGTCACACGCGGCGGTCGGGTAG
- a CDS encoding sensor histidine kinase gives MANKDLKEHPQRDHTDEGLRVEREKSDSEYARRQAAIEEGSDAAIDKARELADESLRTARDNADARLAGRGTPKEQGAVLQERAHEDAALQGERATADAELRDEREDRMRALSALLHLERAETDTRLLVERAHADEGLATRDEFMGMVSHDLRTLLGGIALQSALLKRHAADDDVGRRTAQAAEKLQRFTARMNRLIGDLVDVASIEAGRIRLTPALQDATALVRDSLEAFQPLASAQGLLLEAEIRGNTLMAKFDHERVLQVLANLLSNAIKFTEAGGRISLRVEPVAQDVRFSVTDSGAGIASPQLEHVFERFWQARTEDRRGLGLGLYISRGIVEAHGGKLWAESEPGRGSTFAFTLPAATDSEA, from the coding sequence ATGGCGAACAAGGATCTCAAGGAACACCCCCAGCGTGACCACACGGATGAAGGTCTCCGCGTGGAGCGGGAGAAGTCAGACAGCGAATACGCCCGTCGGCAGGCCGCCATTGAAGAGGGGTCGGATGCCGCCATCGACAAGGCGCGGGAACTGGCGGATGAGTCCCTCCGCACGGCCCGCGACAACGCGGATGCGCGGCTGGCGGGGCGTGGCACCCCGAAGGAACAGGGGGCCGTGCTCCAGGAGCGGGCCCACGAGGACGCAGCCCTCCAGGGAGAACGCGCGACCGCGGACGCGGAGCTGCGCGACGAACGCGAGGATCGGATGCGCGCCCTCTCCGCCCTGCTCCACCTGGAGCGGGCGGAGACCGACACGCGGCTGCTGGTGGAGCGGGCGCACGCCGATGAAGGGCTGGCGACGCGGGACGAGTTCATGGGCATGGTCAGCCACGACCTGCGCACGCTCCTCGGGGGCATCGCCCTGCAGTCCGCCCTGCTCAAGCGCCATGCCGCCGACGACGACGTGGGCCGCAGGACGGCCCAGGCCGCCGAGAAGCTCCAGCGCTTCACCGCGCGGATGAACCGGTTGATTGGAGACCTGGTGGACGTGGCCAGCATCGAGGCGGGCCGGATCCGACTGACGCCCGCGTTGCAGGACGCGACCGCGCTCGTGCGCGACTCACTCGAAGCGTTCCAGCCCCTGGCCTCCGCCCAGGGCCTCCTGCTCGAAGCGGAGATTCGCGGCAACACGCTGATGGCGAAGTTCGACCATGAGCGGGTCCTCCAGGTGCTCGCGAACCTGCTGTCCAACGCCATCAAGTTCACCGAGGCGGGGGGGAGGATCTCGCTTCGGGTGGAGCCGGTGGCCCAGGACGTCCGCTTCTCCGTGACGGACTCCGGCGCAGGGATCGCGAGCCCGCAGCTGGAGCACGTCTTCGAGCGGTTCTGGCAGGCCCGCACCGAAGACAGACGGGGCCTGGGGCTCGGGCTCTACATCTCCCGGGGCATCGTGGAAGCCCACGGGGGAAAGCTCTGGGCGGAGAGCGAGCCAGGAAGGGGGAGCACCTTCGCCTTCACGCTCCCGGCAGCCACCGACTCGGAGGCTTAG
- a CDS encoding helix-turn-helix domain-containing protein, whose protein sequence is MCVSPDWLAFMPWKPHCASSSRLEVKTVEDLDITEVARRAGVPASTLRFYEEKGLISSIGRRGLRRLFEPGVLERLALIAMGQAAGFSLDELASMFGPDGQPRIDRRLLAAKAEELDRTLRELRAMRDGLRHAAACRAPSHMECPTFRRLLRAAASGAMGARKKAPRRPRS, encoded by the coding sequence ATGTGCGTCTCCCCTGACTGGCTTGCCTTCATGCCGTGGAAACCGCACTGTGCCAGTTCAAGTCGACTTGAGGTCAAGACGGTGGAAGACCTGGACATCACCGAGGTGGCGCGGCGCGCGGGCGTTCCTGCCTCGACGCTGCGGTTCTATGAAGAGAAGGGGCTGATCTCCTCCATTGGCAGGCGGGGCCTGCGCCGGCTGTTCGAGCCTGGCGTGCTGGAGCGGCTGGCCTTGATCGCGATGGGGCAAGCCGCCGGCTTTTCGCTCGATGAGCTGGCGAGCATGTTCGGGCCGGACGGACAGCCGCGCATCGACCGGCGGTTGCTCGCGGCCAAGGCGGAGGAGCTGGACCGGACGCTCCGCGAGCTTCGCGCCATGCGCGATGGCCTGCGGCACGCCGCAGCCTGTCGCGCGCCGAGCCACATGGAGTGCCCCACCTTCCGCCGCCTCCTGCGAGCCGCCGCGTCTGGCGCGATGGGAGCGCGGAAGAAAGCCCCGCGACGACCGCGAAGCTGA
- a CDS encoding class I SAM-dependent methyltransferase has translation MDVTNPPEDAQTKLWNGTAGRAWVDVQEVLDAMFKPFEDLLVEAASAGAGGRVLDVGCGTGNTLLAVARRLGAKGRCVGIDISEPMLVAARAQAEREGTPASFIRANAQLHAFEPASFDLIISRFGVMFFEDPVQAFANLRRAARPDGRLQFIAWRSAAENPFMTTAERAAAPLLPDLPVRRPDGPGQFAFADRGRVCSILEDSGWTAVDLRPLDVTCILPEKELVRYVTRLGPVGLLLQEADERTRAQVLETVRAAFEPYVHGAEVRFAAACWTVSARAPAE, from the coding sequence ATGGATGTCACGAACCCGCCCGAGGACGCGCAGACGAAGCTCTGGAATGGCACCGCGGGACGCGCATGGGTCGACGTGCAGGAGGTGCTCGACGCGATGTTCAAGCCGTTCGAGGACCTGCTCGTCGAAGCAGCCTCCGCCGGAGCGGGCGGTCGGGTGCTCGACGTCGGCTGTGGCACGGGCAACACCCTGCTCGCCGTCGCGCGGCGGCTCGGGGCAAAGGGCCGCTGCGTCGGCATCGACATCTCCGAGCCGATGCTCGTCGCCGCCCGGGCCCAGGCCGAGCGGGAGGGCACGCCGGCAAGCTTCATCCGCGCCAACGCGCAGCTCCACGCGTTCGAGCCCGCGAGCTTCGACCTGATCATCTCGCGCTTCGGCGTGATGTTCTTCGAAGACCCCGTCCAGGCCTTCGCGAACCTGCGGCGTGCCGCGAGGCCCGACGGCAGGCTCCAGTTCATCGCCTGGCGGAGCGCCGCGGAGAATCCGTTCATGACGACCGCCGAGCGCGCCGCGGCCCCGCTCCTGCCTGACCTGCCCGTCCGCCGGCCGGATGGGCCGGGGCAGTTCGCCTTCGCGGACCGGGGCCGGGTCTGCTCCATCCTGGAGGACAGCGGCTGGACGGCCGTCGACCTCCGGCCACTCGACGTCACCTGCATCCTGCCGGAGAAGGAGCTGGTCCGTTACGTGACCCGGCTGGGTCCCGTGGGCCTGCTCCTTCAAGAGGCGGATGAGCGGACCCGCGCGCAGGTCCTCGAAACGGTCCGCGCCGCCTTTGAGCCCTACGTGCACGGCGCCGAGGTCCGCTTTGCCGCCGCCTGCTGGACGGTCAGCGCCCGGGCGCCAGCGGAGTGA
- a CDS encoding saccharopine dehydrogenase NADP-binding domain-containing protein — MTSEGHVVLVGGYGVVGAQLAWLLRERHPELPLLIAGRREEPARELAARLGNAEGVALDVRSPGALAALGGKPRAVLSLVNDPDDALLMAASRDGVPVLDITRWTSRMMATVLRLSGAPPRAPVLLGSAWMAGLVPRLVALAARRVGRLERVEVAIRFALADQAGPDSLEYMDRLGLSFEVTEDGRERQVLPLTDSRRVTFSDGRATRVFRLDTPEQATLPRVLGARTVATRLGFDSGSATWTLAVLQRLGVLRLLQHPRWTGLRRTLLTGSNTGGEAAWVADVEGERGQVRIEVVDPKGQAHLTAVGALLGAERLLGLDGAPPPPAGVWFPEHEPRPEQTLAALRACGVEVRIDESLAREVA, encoded by the coding sequence ATGACGTCCGAGGGGCATGTCGTGCTGGTGGGAGGCTATGGGGTGGTGGGGGCCCAGTTGGCCTGGCTGCTCCGGGAGCGTCATCCGGAGCTGCCGCTGCTCATCGCCGGGCGCAGGGAGGAGCCGGCCCGGGAGCTGGCCGCGCGACTGGGGAACGCGGAGGGCGTCGCGCTGGACGTCCGTTCCCCCGGTGCGTTGGCGGCGCTGGGCGGGAAGCCCCGGGCGGTGTTGTCGCTGGTCAACGACCCGGACGACGCCCTGCTGATGGCGGCGTCGCGCGACGGGGTGCCCGTGCTGGACATCACGCGGTGGACGTCGCGGATGATGGCCACGGTGCTGCGGCTGTCGGGTGCGCCGCCGCGTGCGCCGGTGCTGCTCGGCTCCGCGTGGATGGCGGGGCTGGTGCCGCGCCTCGTGGCCCTGGCCGCGCGCAGGGTGGGGCGCCTGGAGCGCGTGGAGGTGGCCATCCGCTTCGCGCTCGCGGACCAGGCCGGTCCGGACTCCCTGGAGTACATGGACCGGCTGGGTCTGTCCTTCGAGGTGACGGAGGACGGTCGCGAGCGTCAGGTGCTGCCGCTGACGGACAGCCGGCGGGTGACGTTCTCCGACGGCCGGGCCACCCGGGTCTTCCGGCTGGACACGCCCGAACAGGCGACGCTGCCCCGGGTGCTGGGGGCGCGCACGGTGGCGACGCGGCTGGGGTTCGACTCGGGCTCCGCGACCTGGACGCTCGCGGTGCTCCAGCGGCTCGGCGTCCTGCGGCTGCTCCAGCACCCCCGCTGGACGGGGCTGCGCCGGACGCTGCTCACCGGGAGCAACACGGGCGGCGAGGCCGCCTGGGTGGCGGACGTGGAGGGCGAGCGGGGCCAGGTCCGCATCGAGGTGGTGGATCCCAAGGGACAGGCCCACCTGACCGCCGTGGGGGCCCTGCTGGGCGCCGAGCGGCTCCTGGGGCTGGATGGCGCGCCGCCGCCGCCCGCGGGCGTGTGGTTCCCGGAGCACGAGCCCCGCCCCGAGCAGACGCTGGCCGCGCTGCGTGCCTGCGGCGTCGAGGTCCGCATCGACGAGTCCCTGGCGCGCGAGGTGGCGTGA
- a CDS encoding TetR/AcrR family transcriptional regulator — protein MPRRASKKVAGSLPSANPREGTAVHAKGTERVGSILDAAMDVLVQDGAAGLSLRGVAQRAGVSLGNLQYYFPTKQDVVRALLARYLEQALQRVHARVEGGGSEPAQRLRHAVDAVLEDQDSPHACQFLAELWALAARDAMVADALAVFYAGYRAAVVELLRELLPDLTPARRERRAALLVAFFEGLSLFRGGGSLRAASVPGLEQEVRDLLAQVLLPAVDARA, from the coding sequence ATGCCCCGCCGCGCGAGCAAGAAGGTCGCCGGGAGCCTGCCTTCGGCGAATCCCCGGGAGGGGACGGCGGTGCATGCGAAGGGCACCGAGCGCGTGGGGAGCATCCTCGACGCCGCCATGGACGTCCTGGTCCAGGACGGCGCCGCGGGGCTCAGCCTGCGGGGCGTGGCCCAGCGCGCGGGCGTGAGCCTGGGCAACCTCCAGTACTACTTCCCCACGAAGCAGGACGTGGTGCGCGCGCTGCTGGCGCGCTACCTGGAGCAGGCCCTGCAGCGGGTCCACGCGAGGGTGGAGGGGGGCGGCAGCGAACCGGCGCAGCGGCTGCGGCATGCCGTGGACGCCGTCCTGGAGGATCAGGACTCCCCCCACGCCTGCCAGTTCTTAGCGGAGCTGTGGGCGCTGGCCGCGAGGGACGCGATGGTGGCGGACGCGCTGGCGGTCTTCTACGCCGGCTACCGGGCCGCGGTCGTGGAGCTGCTGCGGGAGCTGCTCCCCGACCTCACGCCAGCGCGCAGGGAGCGGCGCGCGGCGCTGCTGGTCGCGTTCTTTGAAGGGCTGTCCCTCTTCCGAGGCGGCGGCAGTCTGCGCGCCGCCTCGGTGCCGGGACTGGAGCAGGAAGTGCGCGACCTGCTGGCGCAGGTGCTGCTTCCCGCCGTGGACGCTAGAGCCTGA
- a CDS encoding SRPBCC family protein produces the protein MAEARSESPRSATVLEVKSDREILISRTFRAPPRIVFDAWTRPEFVRRWWAPKSCVEVVDIQADVRVGGAYRYQTRHDGRDTTFYGTYSEVTPHTRLAYTQIFDMFPDAAVLVTITFEERDGKTHLVSHEVYPSKEALEGALASGMEHGLRETMDQLDELVASLR, from the coding sequence ATGGCCGAAGCAAGAAGTGAGTCGCCCCGGAGCGCCACCGTCCTGGAGGTGAAGTCCGACCGGGAGATCCTCATCTCCCGCACGTTCCGGGCACCGCCGCGCATCGTATTCGACGCGTGGACCCGGCCGGAGTTCGTGAGGCGCTGGTGGGCGCCCAAATCCTGTGTGGAGGTCGTGGACATCCAGGCGGACGTCCGCGTGGGTGGGGCCTACCGCTACCAGACGCGGCACGACGGCAGGGACACCACCTTCTACGGCACCTACTCCGAAGTCACCCCGCACACGCGGCTCGCCTACACGCAGATCTTCGACATGTTCCCCGACGCGGCGGTCCTGGTGACGATCACCTTCGAGGAGCGCGACGGCAAGACGCACCTCGTGTCGCATGAGGTGTATCCGTCGAAGGAGGCACTCGAGGGAGCCCTCGCCTCTGGCATGGAGCACGGCCTGCGGGAGACCATGGATCAGCTCGACGAGCTCGTCGCGTCGCTGCGCTGA
- a CDS encoding ArsR/SmtB family transcription factor, with translation MIETFAALADPHRFRIVELLRAGPRAVNDIGERLSLNQPQVSKHLRVLKEAGLVDVQPRAQQRLYELRAQPLRQLHEWLERYHQLWDERFEAMDELIEELQQEEKSHGRSKK, from the coding sequence ATGATCGAGACGTTCGCCGCGCTCGCGGACCCCCACCGTTTCCGCATCGTGGAGCTGTTGCGGGCTGGCCCGCGCGCGGTGAATGACATTGGCGAGCGGCTGAGCCTCAACCAGCCGCAGGTGTCCAAGCACCTGCGCGTCTTGAAGGAGGCGGGGCTCGTCGACGTGCAGCCCCGGGCCCAGCAGCGCCTCTATGAGCTGCGCGCCCAACCCCTGCGTCAACTTCACGAATGGCTCGAGCGCTATCACCAGCTCTGGGATGAGCGCTTCGAGGCAATGGACGAGCTCATCGAGGAGCTCCAGCAAGAGGAGAAGTCCCATGGCCGAAGCAAGAAGTGA
- a CDS encoding B12-binding domain-containing radical SAM protein, producing the protein MRGGRDLSPVLLVGAGTGEATCGILYLASYLRRGGIEAFVRLYDGDETEAEVVRSFEALVTRVRPKLVGISLKWFHHVDRALLIARTLRAIDPAIRIVVGGNSASYWWRELNAFDCFDHIVLGDGEKPLLAICQGDPTPPNCVTRNADGSPRRLPLAYVQGATNTEDVYYSHFNELFLSQMDLNSFSGWVAPGKGCGENCLYCGGARGNQKAAFGRAKPFLRSEESVRRDHQEIAGRTWQMRYDFAGSSAEFLDSTWAGVDLSRHCCTYFLWGVPRIELVEALARTFKRIYMVLDIGCFSEQQRLEQMGRGLLKPCAKDRELLDVIEASRRHPNLEVEISGIGGLPFASEATLAEELRLVQKVISLDCVVGYQRLEAQPGALVTEHPARFDMVSEARTFTEFVDYFEQREPGDVSVPMIRFKDAALEAAVQRTSDRVDALAWEHRDARKRLDIQGRTRLVNTAPSKKQFTLGDWLGAHRAPAKVAQEPVTVLRSVDGITLSCAPSVSPRKFSDPTLAQGQDGAILLAALAAFERPTTVATGVAQLGTRAKLDPHSAREVIDHLVDGRFLQPA; encoded by the coding sequence ATGCGTGGTGGTCGTGACCTCTCGCCAGTGCTCCTCGTCGGTGCCGGAACGGGCGAAGCCACGTGCGGCATCCTCTACCTGGCGAGCTACCTGCGACGCGGCGGCATCGAAGCCTTCGTGCGGCTGTACGACGGCGATGAGACCGAAGCCGAGGTCGTCCGCTCCTTTGAAGCGCTCGTCACCCGCGTGCGCCCCAAGCTGGTCGGCATCAGCCTCAAGTGGTTCCACCACGTGGACCGCGCCCTGCTCATCGCGCGGACCCTGCGGGCCATCGACCCGGCGATCCGCATCGTCGTGGGGGGCAACTCCGCCTCCTACTGGTGGCGGGAGCTGAACGCCTTCGACTGCTTCGACCACATCGTGCTGGGCGACGGCGAGAAGCCCCTGCTGGCCATCTGCCAGGGCGACCCCACCCCACCCAACTGCGTCACCCGCAACGCCGACGGCAGCCCCCGCCGGCTTCCGCTGGCCTACGTGCAGGGCGCCACCAACACCGAGGACGTCTACTACTCGCACTTCAACGAGCTCTTCCTCAGCCAGATGGACTTGAACTCCTTCTCGGGCTGGGTCGCGCCCGGCAAGGGGTGCGGCGAGAACTGCCTCTACTGCGGCGGCGCCCGCGGCAACCAGAAGGCGGCCTTCGGACGCGCGAAGCCGTTCCTGCGCTCCGAGGAGAGCGTGCGCCGGGACCACCAGGAGATCGCCGGCCGGACCTGGCAGATGCGCTACGACTTCGCCGGCAGCTCCGCGGAGTTCCTGGACAGCACCTGGGCGGGCGTGGACCTCTCCCGCCACTGCTGCACGTACTTCCTGTGGGGCGTGCCCCGGATCGAACTCGTGGAGGCGCTGGCCCGGACCTTCAAGCGCATCTACATGGTGCTCGACATCGGCTGCTTCTCCGAACAGCAGCGCCTGGAGCAGATGGGGCGCGGGCTGCTCAAGCCGTGCGCGAAGGACCGCGAGCTGCTCGACGTCATCGAGGCCTCCCGCCGACACCCGAACCTGGAGGTTGAAATCTCCGGCATCGGAGGCCTGCCCTTCGCGAGCGAGGCCACCCTCGCCGAAGAGCTGCGCCTCGTTCAGAAGGTCATCAGCCTGGACTGCGTGGTGGGCTACCAGCGACTGGAGGCCCAGCCCGGGGCCCTCGTCACGGAACACCCCGCGCGGTTCGACATGGTGAGCGAAGCGCGCACGTTCACGGAGTTCGTCGACTACTTCGAGCAACGCGAGCCCGGCGACGTGTCCGTGCCGATGATCCGCTTCAAGGACGCCGCGCTCGAAGCGGCGGTGCAGCGCACCTCCGACCGCGTGGACGCCCTGGCGTGGGAACACCGGGACGCCCGGAAGCGGCTCGACATCCAGGGCCGCACCCGGCTCGTCAACACCGCCCCGTCGAAGAAGCAGTTCACGCTCGGGGACTGGCTGGGAGCCCACCGGGCTCCCGCCAAGGTGGCGCAGGAGCCCGTCACCGTCCTGCGCTCGGTGGATGGCATCACCCTGAGCTGCGCCCCGTCCGTCAGCCCCCGCAAGTTCTCGGATCCCACGCTCGCGCAAGGCCAGGACGGCGCCATCCTCCTGGCGGCCCTGGCCGCCTTCGAGCGCCCCACGACCGTCGCCACCGGGGTGGCCCAACTGGGCACCAGGGCGAAGCTGGATCCGCACTCGGCTCGCGAGGTCATCGACCACCTGGTGGACGGCCGCTTCCTCCAGCCAGCGTAG
- a CDS encoding PKD domain-containing protein, whose protein sequence is MRVLLTGGALLGVGLAWVLLQDGEPPLPPVHPVAVVAAPARIAEVTPRPVVRAQPLAPPPVPPAATAAALSAALSEERVVLSSSAIIEGVDADQPWVCTGELLTLSARTGGKAEPGMVPRWVWPGSETGAELHPGARLPWRAPATAGRYFVHFQLCKDLGGRRVGVLAEQVVGIDVRACGAGEGQADTLRIEVAQRGNEDFSFRAVSLEPAAVYTWSFGDGTSTVTTEPGATHVYAKQAPGAPDVRGFTVSLSARGREGERTATRFVWVRGQPPSDAPPGANLKVERVPGRAGEEGWRSHVQVDIPEGGDVAWERVERLTVSWDDQVDVRTSGWRELITVEEDLGRGGFRGHVTVPSSSVRPEVKQVIDILHGRDATGRELSLSWASFKAAPPRPSAPPSERPPPK, encoded by the coding sequence GTGCGCGTGCTGCTGACTGGTGGCGCCCTGCTGGGCGTCGGCCTGGCGTGGGTGCTGCTCCAGGACGGTGAGCCGCCGCTCCCGCCCGTCCACCCCGTCGCCGTCGTGGCCGCGCCCGCGCGCATCGCGGAGGTGACTCCGCGCCCCGTCGTGCGAGCGCAGCCCCTGGCCCCCCCGCCCGTTCCGCCCGCCGCGACGGCAGCCGCCCTCTCCGCCGCGCTGAGCGAGGAGCGGGTGGTGCTGTCATCGAGCGCCATCATCGAGGGCGTGGACGCGGACCAGCCGTGGGTGTGCACGGGCGAGCTGTTGACGCTGTCCGCTCGCACGGGAGGGAAGGCCGAACCGGGCATGGTCCCGCGCTGGGTGTGGCCGGGCTCGGAGACGGGCGCGGAGCTGCACCCCGGTGCGCGGCTCCCGTGGCGCGCACCGGCCACCGCGGGCCGGTACTTCGTGCACTTCCAGCTCTGCAAGGACCTGGGGGGCCGCCGGGTCGGCGTGCTGGCCGAGCAGGTCGTCGGCATCGACGTGCGTGCGTGTGGCGCGGGAGAGGGACAGGCCGACACGCTCCGCATCGAGGTCGCGCAGCGGGGCAACGAAGACTTCTCCTTCCGCGCGGTGTCGCTAGAGCCCGCTGCCGTCTACACCTGGAGCTTCGGTGATGGGACCTCCACCGTGACGACGGAGCCCGGGGCCACGCATGTCTATGCGAAGCAGGCCCCTGGCGCGCCGGACGTCCGTGGCTTCACCGTGTCGCTGTCCGCCCGTGGCAGGGAAGGGGAGCGGACCGCGACGCGGTTCGTGTGGGTCCGGGGGCAGCCTCCTTCCGATGCGCCTCCCGGAGCGAACCTGAAGGTCGAGCGGGTGCCCGGCCGCGCCGGGGAAGAGGGCTGGCGGAGCCACGTCCAGGTCGACATCCCCGAGGGCGGCGACGTCGCGTGGGAGCGGGTGGAGCGGCTCACCGTGAGCTGGGATGATCAGGTGGACGTCCGCACGAGCGGGTGGCGCGAGCTCATCACCGTGGAGGAGGACCTGGGACGTGGCGGCTTCCGGGGCCACGTCACCGTGCCTTCCTCCAGCGTGCGGCCGGAGGTGAAGCAGGTCATCGACATCCTCCACGGGCGCGATGCGACGGGCCGGGAGCTGTCCCTTTCCTGGGCCTCCTTCAAGGCCGCGCCCCCGCGCCCGTCCGCACCCCCTTCGGAGCGGCCTCCGCCGAAGTAG
- a CDS encoding DUF2071 domain-containing protein, whose translation MEPLGLTERALTARLKEAGVVEPGAVLRRLVATGLVQSSRGVWVLTPSGHEALREAHAALTQAQDPSPSSEGMEACPSVPWLTQVQTHWVEALSLNYAVDPALLARLLPAPLEPEVFHGTAWVQVLMSSLRDMRPKGLSSLLGVCFYQVSYRAAVRYRNARGAWRRGGYFVRSETSDPVMRGVGNALKEFKFHEFGEARMVMAREGDLLTVGVDPEPAFPGGKLVGVFDTEPRTQPPEGSVWSDLDSLHEPLVECYDALGVADGFVYVLTIDREPWNARFASPVQLYCEYLQEGPLASGARLDSVLHLTECAYRWRPLRRERYAR comes from the coding sequence ATGGAACCGCTCGGACTCACCGAGCGGGCGCTGACCGCGCGACTGAAGGAAGCCGGCGTCGTGGAGCCCGGCGCGGTGCTGCGGCGGCTCGTCGCGACGGGGCTGGTGCAGTCCTCGCGAGGGGTGTGGGTGCTGACGCCGTCGGGGCACGAGGCGCTCAGGGAGGCGCACGCCGCGCTCACCCAGGCCCAGGACCCCAGCCCGAGCTCCGAAGGCATGGAGGCGTGTCCTTCCGTCCCGTGGCTCACGCAGGTGCAGACGCACTGGGTGGAGGCCCTGTCGCTCAACTACGCGGTGGACCCGGCCCTCCTCGCGCGCCTGCTGCCCGCGCCGCTGGAGCCGGAGGTCTTCCACGGCACCGCCTGGGTGCAGGTGTTGATGTCCTCGCTGCGCGACATGCGGCCGAAGGGGCTGTCCTCGCTGCTGGGCGTCTGCTTCTACCAGGTGAGCTACCGGGCCGCGGTGCGCTACCGCAACGCGCGGGGCGCCTGGCGGCGCGGGGGCTACTTCGTGCGCAGCGAGACCAGCGATCCGGTGATGCGCGGCGTGGGAAACGCGCTCAAGGAGTTCAAGTTCCACGAGTTCGGCGAGGCCCGGATGGTGATGGCGCGCGAGGGTGACCTGCTCACGGTGGGCGTGGACCCGGAGCCCGCCTTCCCCGGAGGGAAGCTGGTGGGCGTCTTCGACACCGAGCCCCGGACGCAGCCGCCCGAGGGCAGCGTGTGGTCGGACCTGGACTCGCTGCATGAGCCCCTGGTCGAGTGCTACGACGCGCTCGGTGTCGCCGACGGGTTCGTCTACGTGCTGACCATCGACCGCGAGCCCTGGAACGCACGCTTCGCCAGCCCGGTGCAGTTGTATTGCGAGTACCTCCAGGAGGGCCCGCTCGCTTCGGGCGCGAGGCTCGACTCGGTGCTGCACCTCACCGAGTGCGCCTACCGCTGGCGCCCGCTGCGCCGCGAGCGGTACGCGCGCTGA